From Alienimonas californiensis, a single genomic window includes:
- a CDS encoding glycoside hydrolase family 71/99-like protein — MSASLLAVLLLATGGEAAERVDASTLTGRTLCGYQGWFRCPDDPAGRGWRHWSRDRDRLSPRSLTVEMWPETGEYPVTYPAPGFEHPNGEPARLFSCADESAVDLHFQWMREHGLDGVFAQRFLVELNDPSQDLVLKHVRTAAERHGRIYAVCYDLTGAPPGEIYDRLTADWRRQVNVEGLTADRQYLKHRGRPVVFLWGLYPERFDAALTHRLLDFFQEDGPYAATVVGGVQWQWRTVEDPGWAAAFRRLDVISPWNVGNMSVDAEGVRWAATGSWKQDLEAATAAGADFLPVIYPGFSWTNLKGPAAAADALPRRGGAVFRRQFEDAAALGLTGAYVAMFDEVDEATAIFKTSPDPPTAAPFLPADGPPDRYLKLTAEGARLLRRTDRPPGE, encoded by the coding sequence ATGTCCGCATCGCTCCTCGCCGTCCTGTTGCTGGCAACCGGCGGGGAGGCCGCGGAGCGGGTGGACGCCTCCACGCTGACAGGTCGCACGCTGTGCGGCTATCAGGGGTGGTTCCGCTGTCCCGACGACCCGGCCGGCCGCGGCTGGCGGCACTGGAGCCGGGACCGGGACCGGCTCTCGCCCCGCTCGCTGACCGTCGAGATGTGGCCGGAGACGGGGGAATATCCCGTCACCTATCCCGCCCCCGGTTTTGAACATCCGAACGGGGAGCCGGCGCGATTATTCAGTTGCGCGGACGAAAGCGCGGTCGACCTGCACTTTCAATGGATGCGGGAGCACGGCCTGGATGGCGTGTTCGCCCAACGGTTTCTTGTCGAATTGAACGACCCCTCGCAGGACCTCGTCCTGAAGCACGTCCGCACCGCGGCGGAGCGGCACGGGCGGATTTACGCCGTCTGCTACGACCTCACCGGCGCGCCGCCGGGGGAGATTTACGACCGGCTGACCGCCGACTGGCGGCGGCAGGTGAACGTCGAAGGCCTGACGGCGGACCGGCAGTATTTGAAGCACCGCGGCCGGCCGGTGGTGTTCCTGTGGGGGCTGTATCCGGAGCGGTTCGACGCGGCGCTGACGCATCGGCTGCTCGATTTCTTTCAGGAGGACGGCCCGTATGCGGCGACGGTCGTCGGCGGCGTCCAGTGGCAGTGGCGGACCGTGGAGGACCCGGGCTGGGCGGCGGCGTTTCGGCGATTAGACGTCATTTCGCCCTGGAACGTCGGGAATATGTCGGTGGACGCCGAGGGCGTCCGCTGGGCGGCGACGGGCAGTTGGAAACAGGACCTCGAAGCGGCGACGGCGGCCGGGGCGGACTTTCTGCCGGTGATTTATCCGGGGTTCTCCTGGACGAACCTGAAAGGCCCGGCGGCCGCGGCGGACGCCCTGCCGCGACGGGGCGGGGCGGTCTTCCGCCGGCAGTTCGAGGACGCCGCGGCCCTCGGCCTGACGGGGGCCTATGTGGCGATGTTCGACGAGGTGGACGAGGCGACGGCGATCTTCAAAACCTCCCCGGACCCGCCCACCGCGGCCCCGTTCCTCCCCGCCGACGGCCCCCCGGACCGCTACCTCAAACTCACCGCCGAAGGCGCCCGCCTGCTGCGACGAACCGACCGGCCGCCCGGCGAGTGA
- a CDS encoding right-handed parallel beta-helix repeat-containing protein: MSLSPPLAAALSLATVAAFALPGARIEPAVGADDPPVLEAGPALPGARAEILAVNYSSLQAAFDALPAEGGVVRLPPGEFHLEKPLRLERGDVRIVGAGPATHIINDNQSGEPALLLSHPDGAQVKNADKLWRVELTDFRVTGNPASGPGVLAVRINEIYLHGLTVSEHGDDGVRLDNCYEDPRVADCLITYNKAAGLNLIGCHDIVVSANHFEENRDAVLCTDGFNLCMTGNNLDDHLGRGVVIENTYGSVLSGNMIEECAAAAVVLDRDCYGITVSANVIAHNGAGVDLIDAHGCAVSANTFTIMQGDALRIGENSGRITVAANNFSDSHIGDGQVKRLPNDRIAGGMVATSPKELVVVGNLFSGLSAPAIDLRGAAPQDVVMEGNAIFDPPADADAADATE; encoded by the coding sequence ATGTCGCTCTCGCCGCCGCTCGCCGCCGCCCTCTCGCTGGCCACCGTCGCCGCCTTCGCCCTCCCCGGCGCCCGGATCGAACCGGCGGTCGGGGCCGACGATCCCCCCGTCCTCGAAGCCGGCCCCGCCCTGCCCGGCGCCCGGGCGGAGATTCTGGCGGTCAATTATTCCTCCCTCCAGGCCGCGTTCGACGCCCTGCCGGCGGAGGGCGGCGTCGTGCGGCTGCCCCCCGGCGAGTTTCATCTCGAAAAACCCCTGCGGCTGGAACGCGGCGACGTCCGCATCGTCGGCGCCGGCCCGGCGACGCATATCATCAACGACAATCAAAGCGGCGAACCGGCCCTGCTGCTCTCCCACCCGGACGGGGCGCAGGTCAAGAACGCCGACAAGCTCTGGCGGGTGGAATTGACGGACTTCCGCGTCACCGGCAACCCGGCCAGCGGCCCCGGCGTGCTCGCGGTGCGAATCAACGAAATCTATCTGCACGGTCTGACCGTCTCCGAGCACGGCGACGACGGCGTGCGGCTGGACAATTGCTACGAGGACCCCCGCGTTGCCGACTGCCTCATCACCTATAACAAGGCCGCGGGGCTGAATCTCATCGGCTGTCATGACATCGTCGTCTCCGCCAATCATTTCGAGGAGAACCGGGACGCCGTCCTCTGTACGGACGGGTTTAATCTCTGCATGACCGGCAACAACCTCGACGACCACCTTGGCCGGGGCGTCGTCATCGAAAACACCTACGGCAGCGTGCTGAGCGGCAATATGATCGAGGAATGCGCCGCCGCCGCGGTCGTGCTGGATCGGGACTGCTACGGCATTACGGTCTCCGCGAACGTGATCGCCCACAACGGCGCCGGCGTGGATCTGATCGACGCCCATGGCTGCGCCGTCAGCGCCAACACCTTTACCATCATGCAGGGCGACGCCCTGCGGATCGGCGAGAACAGCGGACGGATCACCGTCGCCGCCAATAACTTCTCCGACAGCCACATCGGCGACGGCCAGGTGAAGCGCTTGCCGAACGACCGCATCGCCGGCGGGATGGTGGCGACGTCGCCGAAGGAGTTGGTCGTCGTCGGCAACCTGTTCAGCGGCCTGAGCGCCCCCGCGATCGACCTCCGCGGCGCCGCCCCGCAGGACGTGGTGATGGAGGGGAACGCGATCTTCGACCCGCCGGCCGACGCCGACGCCGCCGACGCGACCGAGTGA
- a CDS encoding sialidase family protein, whose protein sequence is MLQFLRPSAGPVAMLLFAATAVAAPPAPSAPAFTNLAAPLDLWTTGELAYRIPAVCRYDDGSDHGLLLAACEERATLSDSGEIRSVLRTSADGGATWSPSKVTAENGDGTAGNPVFLPDPPRGVVHLIYTTSGATDHERRVLSGEAPPRRTFYTRLTIDGMTWAPPREISEEVRADDWRWYATGPGSAGVVLPSGRLVVSANHSDPANGSPGYQAHVIYSDDGGATWSRTAPIGPNGANETTLAVLPDGDLLMSIRDQSGGRRLFARSTDGGTTWPAEAARSELDGPPCQAGLAVAGGRVLLSLIPDPGPRRGLSVFSAPVGSLAGKDDSLPRWDRRSVVAAGPSAYSALVDLGGGRVGLLYEAGDKSPYDAVRWTTFQVAD, encoded by the coding sequence ATGCTTCAATTCCTCCGTCCTTCCGCCGGCCCGGTCGCGATGCTGCTGTTCGCGGCGACGGCCGTCGCCGCGCCGCCCGCCCCGTCGGCGCCGGCGTTCACGAACCTCGCCGCCCCGCTCGATCTGTGGACGACGGGCGAGTTGGCGTATCGCATCCCGGCGGTCTGTCGGTACGACGACGGCTCCGACCACGGGCTGCTGCTGGCGGCCTGCGAAGAACGGGCGACGCTGTCGGACTCCGGAGAAATTCGGTCCGTCCTCCGCACCAGCGCCGACGGCGGGGCGACCTGGTCTCCCTCCAAAGTCACCGCGGAGAACGGCGACGGCACCGCCGGGAATCCGGTGTTCCTGCCCGACCCGCCGCGGGGCGTGGTGCACCTGATCTATACGACGAGCGGCGCGACCGACCACGAACGCCGCGTGCTCTCCGGCGAGGCGCCGCCGCGGCGGACCTTTTACACACGGCTGACGATCGACGGCATGACCTGGGCCCCGCCCCGGGAGATCAGCGAGGAGGTCCGTGCCGACGACTGGCGGTGGTACGCCACCGGCCCGGGCAGCGCCGGCGTCGTGCTGCCGAGCGGCCGGCTGGTCGTCTCGGCGAACCACTCCGACCCGGCGAACGGCAGCCCGGGATACCAGGCGCATGTGATCTATTCCGACGACGGCGGCGCCACATGGTCCCGCACCGCCCCGATCGGCCCGAACGGAGCGAACGAGACGACCCTCGCGGTGCTGCCGGACGGCGACCTGTTGATGTCGATCCGCGACCAGTCCGGCGGCCGCCGGCTGTTCGCCCGCTCCACCGACGGCGGGACCACGTGGCCCGCCGAGGCCGCCCGGTCCGAACTCGACGGCCCGCCCTGCCAGGCGGGGCTGGCAGTCGCCGGCGGTCGCGTGCTGCTCTCCCTCATCCCCGACCCCGGCCCGCGGCGGGGCCTCAGCGTGTTCTCCGCCCCGGTCGGTTCGCTCGCGGGCAAGGACGATTCACTGCCCCGGTGGGACCGCCGCAGCGTGGTCGCGGCCGGACCGTCGGCCTATTCGGCGCTGGTCGATCTCGGCGGCGGCCGCGTCGGGCTGCTGTATGAAGCGGGGGACAAGTCGCCCTACGACGCCGTCCGCTGGACGACGTTTCAGGTCGCCGATTGA
- a CDS encoding SAM-dependent methyltransferase → MFPLSHLLSRFVQAGTLTVFDAEGREHVFGGKEPGPLVAFRLHDRKLYRTLFLKADPGLGEAYMDGTLTFGGRDGGPGPNGEAAGAEGLRDFLRLFNVNRFAFVGHPLQSVLKRASKAVKKVTQYNPVGKAQQNVAHHYDLSRELYELFLDEDLQYSCALFAHEGQSLEDAQRNKKRHLAAKLALAPGQRVLDIGCGWGGLALYLAKEHDVHVTGVTLSVEQHRVACERAEKLGLSDKVEFLLKDYRELDGPFDRIVSVGMFEHVGVGHYEEFFAKVKSLLTPDGAAVVHSIGRCTPPSSTGPWLRKYIFPGGYSPSLSEVFTHTEQARLWVTDVEILRLHYAKTLRAWAERFAANRGRVAELYDERFCRMWEFYLICCEMAFAEGNALVFQMQLARDRAALPLTRDYMYAGDASAAGAGTHEDDEAVRLAA, encoded by the coding sequence ATGTTCCCGCTCTCCCACCTGCTCAGCCGGTTCGTTCAGGCCGGGACCCTCACCGTCTTCGACGCCGAAGGCCGCGAACACGTGTTCGGCGGCAAGGAGCCGGGGCCGCTCGTCGCTTTCCGGCTGCACGACCGCAAACTCTATCGCACGCTGTTCCTCAAGGCCGACCCGGGGCTGGGCGAAGCCTATATGGACGGGACCCTCACCTTCGGCGGCCGCGACGGCGGCCCCGGCCCCAACGGCGAGGCGGCGGGCGCCGAGGGCCTGCGGGACTTCCTGCGGCTGTTCAACGTCAACCGCTTCGCCTTCGTCGGTCACCCCCTGCAGAGCGTCCTCAAACGGGCCTCCAAGGCGGTCAAGAAGGTCACCCAATATAACCCGGTCGGCAAGGCCCAGCAGAACGTCGCCCACCACTACGACCTCTCCCGGGAGCTGTACGAACTGTTCCTCGACGAGGACCTGCAATACAGCTGCGCCCTGTTCGCCCACGAGGGGCAGTCGCTAGAGGACGCCCAGCGGAACAAAAAGCGGCACCTCGCCGCCAAGCTCGCCCTTGCCCCCGGCCAGCGGGTCCTGGACATCGGCTGCGGGTGGGGCGGGCTGGCCCTCTATCTGGCGAAGGAGCACGACGTGCACGTCACGGGGGTGACGCTGTCCGTCGAGCAGCACCGCGTCGCCTGCGAGCGGGCGGAGAAGCTCGGCCTGAGCGACAAGGTCGAGTTCCTCCTGAAGGACTACCGCGAACTGGACGGGCCGTTCGACCGCATCGTCTCGGTGGGGATGTTCGAACACGTCGGCGTGGGCCACTACGAAGAATTCTTCGCCAAGGTAAAGAGCCTGCTGACGCCCGACGGGGCGGCGGTGGTGCATTCAATCGGCCGTTGCACCCCGCCCAGCAGCACCGGACCGTGGCTGCGCAAATATATTTTCCCGGGCGGCTATTCGCCGTCGCTCTCGGAGGTGTTCACCCACACCGAACAGGCCCGGCTGTGGGTCACCGACGTGGAGATCCTGCGGCTGCACTACGCCAAAACGCTGCGAGCCTGGGCGGAACGCTTCGCCGCGAACCGGGGGCGGGTCGCGGAGCTGTACGACGAACGCTTCTGCCGGATGTGGGAGTTTTATCTCATCTGCTGCGAGATGGCCTTCGCGGAGGGCAACGCCCTGGTGTTCCAGATGCAACTCGCCCGGGACCGGGCCGCCCTCCCGCTGACCCGGGACTATATGTACGCCGGCGACGCCTCCGCGGCGGGAGCCGGGACGCACGAGGACGACGAGGCGGTCCGCCTCGCCGCCTGA
- a CDS encoding carboxypeptidase-like regulatory domain-containing protein has product MSDLKRFLLVAAAAFLAGCGDSKIPVSGTVTHKGAPLPNVKVLMVPKDGRVATAITGADGAFSSVTTESPSDGALPGDYAVAVTPVSTYNENPTSADDYASPPPPPFPAKYLNERTSGLSVTVEPGMSPVPLDLTD; this is encoded by the coding sequence ATGTCAGACTTGAAGAGGTTTCTGCTGGTCGCCGCGGCGGCTTTTCTGGCAGGATGCGGCGATTCGAAGATCCCAGTTTCCGGGACGGTCACTCACAAGGGCGCACCGCTTCCGAACGTCAAGGTACTGATGGTGCCCAAGGACGGCCGGGTGGCGACTGCGATCACCGGGGCCGACGGGGCGTTCTCCAGCGTGACGACCGAATCGCCGAGCGACGGGGCATTGCCCGGCGATTATGCGGTCGCCGTGACCCCCGTCAGCACATACAACGAGAATCCAACCTCCGCCGACGACTACGCGTCGCCCCCGCCGCCGCCGTTTCCCGCGAAATACCTGAACGAGCGCACCTCCGGGCTGAGCGTTACCGTGGAGCCGGGAATGTCTCCGGTGCCTCTGGACCTGACGGATTGA
- a CDS encoding DUF1559 domain-containing protein: MPSKSDFRPCGSVRLRRGFTLIELLVVIAIIAILVSLLLPAVQQAREAARRSQCHNNLKQLALGCHNYAGTFKMLPLNYGTDNVWADPAPTNAHSVSWMVGVLPYIDQENVYEAIDFNFEATNDPRTGPDFNNPNVPSNAMVARTIIPTFRCPSDGVSTDLMTGRANRAGDKNIAVNNYKGVCGSNWAWGSFQVRTGALGFGRANDTGGNGLDRGNGPIIRGHGFPSVTTFAQIEDGLTNVMLIGEAIPAYCTHSQWFFFNGSTATTAIPLNARAQCSAATTGSASTDLKACAGDWPNNYSFMSQHAGGGNFAMSDGSVQFVSETIDLETYRRLGNMMDGQVTEFP, translated from the coding sequence ATGCCTTCAAAATCTGACTTCCGCCCGTGCGGCTCCGTGCGGCTCCGGCGGGGCTTTACCCTGATCGAACTGCTGGTGGTGATCGCGATCATTGCGATCCTGGTCAGCCTGCTGCTGCCGGCCGTGCAGCAGGCCCGCGAGGCGGCCCGTCGCAGCCAGTGCCACAATAACCTGAAGCAACTCGCGCTGGGCTGCCATAATTACGCGGGAACCTTCAAGATGTTACCGTTGAATTACGGTACGGACAACGTCTGGGCCGATCCGGCCCCGACGAACGCTCACAGCGTCAGCTGGATGGTGGGGGTTCTGCCGTATATCGATCAGGAGAACGTCTACGAGGCGATCGACTTCAACTTTGAGGCGACGAACGATCCTCGCACCGGGCCGGACTTCAACAATCCGAACGTGCCCAGCAACGCGATGGTCGCCAGAACGATCATCCCCACGTTCCGTTGCCCCAGCGACGGGGTCTCGACGGACCTGATGACGGGGCGGGCGAACCGCGCCGGAGACAAAAATATCGCCGTCAATAACTACAAAGGCGTGTGTGGGTCGAACTGGGCCTGGGGCAGCTTCCAGGTCAGGACCGGCGCGCTCGGGTTCGGCCGCGCGAACGACACCGGCGGCAACGGGCTGGATCGCGGGAACGGCCCAATTATTCGAGGACACGGCTTCCCCAGCGTCACCACGTTCGCCCAGATCGAAGACGGTCTGACCAACGTGATGCTGATCGGGGAGGCCATTCCCGCGTACTGCACGCACTCCCAGTGGTTCTTCTTCAACGGTTCCACCGCGACCACCGCGATTCCTTTGAACGCGAGGGCCCAGTGTTCGGCGGCCACCACGGGATCGGCCTCTACCGACTTGAAAGCCTGCGCCGGTGATTGGCCAAATAACTACTCCTTCATGAGCCAGCACGCCGGCGGCGGCAACTTCGCCATGTCCGACGGCAGCGTTCAGTTCGTCTCCGAAACGATCGACCTGGAGACCTATCGGCGTCTGGGCAACATGATGGACGGTCAGGTTACGGAGTTTCCGTAA
- a CDS encoding HD domain-containing protein — MAAFEKAVEIAARAHAGQRDKEGRPYLTHALRVTSRVAEADPNDLDAQIVAVLHDVVEDSDVTFDDLRAEGFSERILAALKLVTHGPDQTYADYVVGCAADPIARRVKLADLHDNTLQSRTMLREGREEKDLARMRKYALAYQFLTERIDEAAYRRRMADGSPALG; from the coding sequence ATGGCCGCCTTCGAAAAAGCCGTCGAGATCGCCGCCCGCGCCCACGCCGGCCAGCGGGACAAGGAGGGCCGCCCGTATCTCACCCACGCCCTGCGGGTGACGAGCCGCGTCGCGGAGGCGGACCCGAACGACCTGGACGCCCAGATCGTCGCCGTGCTGCACGACGTGGTGGAGGACAGCGACGTGACCTTCGACGACCTGCGTGCGGAGGGGTTTTCGGAGCGGATTCTCGCCGCGCTGAAGCTCGTCACGCACGGGCCGGATCAAACCTACGCCGACTACGTCGTCGGCTGCGCCGCCGACCCGATCGCCCGGCGGGTCAAGCTGGCGGACCTGCACGACAACACCCTGCAAAGCCGTACGATGCTGCGGGAGGGCCGGGAGGAAAAGGACCTCGCCCGGATGCGGAAATACGCCCTCGCCTATCAGTTCCTCACGGAGCGAATTGACGAGGCGGCGTACCGCCGCCGCATGGCCGACGGTTCGCCCGCCCTCGGCTGA